CAAACACTTTGCAATGTGAACGGTTCTGACTCCTTCGGTTCGAAAACAACGTTTGGCGGTAGTCCTACAGTTCCGGTAGGTCTTGGGACTTCCGGTAGAGAATGTCTATTTTCCCAACTCTTCAATCGCATATGATCTTTGGACAATTGATAAAGACTTTTTGACATGCtgcaaaaaacaaaatattttgtataaccatgttttgtttttataaatttaattgtaaaacaGAAAGCTTTTTACACTGTACAAATTTTTTCTGAAACTTCATGGTGACtttgaatttttcaagctttctgttttacaagttttaaattttttaaaacatagcCAATTAAATAACTAATTCCGTgatgtaataatatgattttttaCCTTGAGTCTCAAACAGATAAAATATTCAGTTAAGATATCTCAGATCAAATATTAAATGGTTCCTACAGTGGCACCCTGTATTTCAAAACTTCCGCGAAATGCATCATGGTTTTGCGAAGTGCATCATGGGTGCTTTTACGAGCGAAATATGTAACGGACTCGTTATATTTACCGTAATTTCTTTTCCTCTCGATTTCGTTTGCAAGCTTTCATATTTTCCCAACATCGTCGTAATTGGACAGCAGAACGAATGCCTTGGGGACCAACCATCGAGTTATATTCATTAGCAAGTTGGGACCATGCCGATTTTCGTTTGTACATCGATATTGGATCGGACCTCTTATCCTCGATGTCCTCGTATTTATTTATCAAGGTTATCAAAATTTCCCGTTCTTCGAAGCTGTAGGTTTTCCGAGTACTTTTCAACGACGAAGAAGCCATTTTACCGAGGAAAAATGTGAGACTCGTTATGATCTtccattgtttatttttttcaaaaccaACACTATACTGTACAGCTCTCAAAATACATTATTCTCAAAATAGAACAGATATTAACACTCgtatttatcattttaatataaatttcaccTAAAAATGACTTacgtattaaattttgtattaaaaaaataatatgtgttaatatATCATATAATGAAGAAATTATGTACGATACCAGAGTTACATACCGATGAGGTGGAAATATAGGGCATCTATTATCATATTTACTGTTAAACTGGCCTAGATTATGCTTCTTCCCTGTATTTTTTATTGTGTCAACATTACATGTAGAAAAGCTGGCGCCAACGAGAATAAAATGTAGTTCATAAATATGTTTACTAGTTAGCGCCACTCGGAAATGACCGTAATGGCAGTGCGTTCAAAATACAACAAACATGCATAGGACGTCGAGAAACTACGAGACGGTGTGGATCGAGTGACAGTGTGATACTCGCAGTATGTAATTGTCATAAAATGAAACGGTATGTTTCATCTGATGCAATTCCTTAGCGGACTTTTATTGCTTGTCGTTTCAATACCGCTGAGCAATGGCGTGGATAACCCGCAAGAAATTGACTGCAGTAACCTACGAATGGGACAATACATCTGCCCTCATCCCGATTATGATTTCATAGATCTGAAAACGCAGCAACCTAAAGGTTGTACTAAAGAAAATAAAGCCAAAGGTAAACGACATTCCCCTTCATTTTCATCAGTATAATAAAAACGAGGAAACAGTTCAACATAACCTATATGCAGTAAATATTTCCTTTAATACTTTGTCATACAGTGATTGATTGTTGCAATCTTCATTTGTCTGTTATTTATTCATTGTTTGTTAATTtatgtatacaaaattttaaattatatattcattatctTGACAGTGTTATGTCTGGCTGCGGATGGCCTCATTTGTacagaaacaaaaaataatacattcaagAAGGATATTCCTTGTAAATGGACGTAAGTACAGGTCACATGAAGAATCCACTGAGTTGTACAAAAATCTTTCATATACCAactagaataataagtaaatgcAGTTTTTGTATTACTTACAGAAATGGATATTCCTTTGAAACATCATTGTTACTCTCGATATTTCTTGGCATGTTTGGAGCAGATAGGTTTTACCTAGGGTACCCAGCATTGGGTTTCCTCAAGCTGAGTACTCTAGGATTTCTTTTCCTTGGCCAATTTGCTGATGTAATACTTATAGCGACGCAGATCGTAGGACCTGCAGATGGTTCGCATTATGTAATGCCATATTACGGTGCAGGGATTCATATCGTAACCAGTAA
This genomic window from Megachile rotundata isolate GNS110a chromosome 14, iyMegRotu1, whole genome shotgun sequence contains:
- the LOC105662920 gene encoding uncharacterized protein LOC105662920 isoform X2: MASSSLKSTRKTYSFEEREILITLINKYEDIEDKRSDPISMYKRKSAWSQLANEYNSMVGPQGIRSAVQLRRCWENMKACKRNREEKKLRMSKSLYQLSKDHMRLKSWENRHSLPEVPRPTGTVGLPPNVVFEPKESEPFTLQSVCTTKPLRSNLKDENNYSLADKTDSNLFTPGPMAESNDLDSTHLVAHLDKEESPRKARLIFKSNGTQTLISPSTVHDQPRRTKRSHHKEEELHVLALSEAQMKVDIASMLKEEAKIKLEEAHYRKEEARLRMLLFTYKLDRIKED
- the bisc gene encoding TM2 domain-containing protein 1 biscotti isoform X1, which codes for MFHLMQFLSGLLLLVVSIPLSNGVDNPQEIDCSNLRMGQYICPHPDYDFIDLKTQQPKGCTKENKAKVLCLAADGLICTETKNNTFKKDIPCKWTFCITYRNGYSFETSLLLSIFLGMFGADRFYLGYPALGFLKLSTLGFLFLGQFADVILIATQIVGPADGSHYVMPYYGAGIHIVTSNNFTYRVPQYDC
- the bisc gene encoding TM2 domain-containing protein 1 biscotti isoform X2, which codes for MFHLMQFLSGLLLLVVSIPLSNGVDNPQEIDCSNLRMGQYICPHPDYDFIDLKTQQPKGCTKENKAKVLCLAADGLICTETKNNTFKKDIPCKWTNGYSFETSLLLSIFLGMFGADRFYLGYPALGFLKLSTLGFLFLGQFADVILIATQIVGPADGSHYVMPYYGAGIHIVTSNNFTYRVPQYDC